From the Triticum urartu cultivar G1812 chromosome 4, Tu2.1, whole genome shotgun sequence genome, the window TACGTGCCTGGTGCACCGATCAATACATCGAGATTGCACAGCTCATATCTTGTCCTTCTACAATATTGCATGACACATCATTGTTCAGCAAGTTCAGATACTACAAAGCAGCAGCACCAAATAACTGAATGTAACATTTTTGTTCACACACATGGCATACAAATAAATTGTTGAATTGGGGAGCCAGAAGAACTACAGCAACCCACCTTCAATTCTCCAAGTCCAACATCATAGGGCTCAATTCAACTGAGCACCACTTGGATCCGTCCCGTCGAACAGCCGATGCCATCGAGAACGGCGAGTCTCTCCTCGTCGCACCACGCCGTCTGCTGGCTCACCACCTCCCAGTCGCAGCAGGGCCCCCTGTCCTCGACGCGTCCATGCTTGAGCAGAGCGACACGCCGCAGCGCCGTGGATGCCTCCACGGCGAACCTCACAAGGCGCGTCTGTCTCTCCGTCCTCTGGAAGCCAATGACAACCAGCTCCTTCAAATGGTGATGGCGCGAAGCCGAGGTCTCCCCCGGTATCTCCTCCTGACTCGGCTCGTCTTCGCCATGGGAGACATGGACATAAAGGCTCTCAAGTAACGGCGCTGCCTCGATGAGCAGGCGTGGCCATGAGGCGTCCCATGAGGAAGGCACATCGGCGACGAGCAGCCTTCTCAGGCACGACATTATTCCAGAGAAGGGAGTCGTCGGCACGATCCACATCTCTGGCCCAGTGAACCGCAAGACGAGATCCTTCACAGTGATAGCGCACCGGAAGAAGAGCACGAGCACCAGAATCAAGCAGTCTCGATGGAAACGGTTTAGGGCAGCCAAACTGtccccttccagtcggccaaccGAGCAGGCGAGGCTCACGCGCGCAAGACACGGGACGGCGGCGGGGGAGCAAAGCAGCACGCAACCGTGCAGGCTGGCGAGGCTCTCGAGCTTCGGGAGAGACCGGATCTCGACCACCATGTGCTCGCCGTCGACTACAAGCTCCCTGATTTCCGATCCAGGCGCGTCCAGGACCACCCTGCCGGTTCTTATCTTGAGCTTGCATGACAGGAGGTGTAGCACTTGCAGCTGCGGGCAGTCGGCGACCACTGCCTCGTATGCGGCCGGCGGCGTGGGAGCCGGCAAGTCTCGCAAGACGAGCATGGTGAGCGCGTTGAATCCCCGGAGCGGCGGGGGCAAGCAGTTGGCAAGCTTGAGGCTTCGCAGTCGGGACTGGCCGGGCTTCCTGCTGATGAGGCCAAGAGGGAAGCTGTAGGCCGGCGGCTCCGGATACGCGATCGGCCCTGTCGGCGTGGCAACAAACTCTAGATCCCGGACGCCCCAGGAATCGACGGCGTCCACGACCAGGCGGTTGATGGAGGACGAGGTGCTGTAGGCGAAGACCTCGAGCGACAGCCTCTCCACGCGCCGGCGAGCTTGGCTGGCCAGGAGGCTCTTGACGGAGCGGACCATGGATCGCATGGCGCGGCGCTCGTAACGGGCGGCGATAGCCTCTAGATGCCACCTGTCAGACAAGGTCGAGCTGATTTTCGAATCCCTAGCGTCGTCGCGGAGGCGGAAGCACCGGTGATAGCGCGGCGGCAGTTTGTCGGTGACCTTGAGGTCCAGGAAGGGGACCTCGCGGGCCAGGCCGGCCCAGCGCCTGGAGAGCGCCGCGGCGCCGAGCGCGGTGCGTGTGTCCAGGCGGCGCAGGATATCAAGGAGGAGATCGTCGGGGAGGGCACCGAGGCGGTCCTCGTCCGCGTGCAGCCGCCGGCGGTGGGAGCCATCCATCCTGGCCATCTATCGTACTCGATCGGCGGGGTGGGCTTGCGACTATATCAAGCGGCGATTTCCTTTCTCGTCTGAATCCGACCCGGATTAAggtagttttttttttgaaaacgtCAGCattatatactccctccattctataatgtagtgcttcctctatccacgtgcttcaactttgaccgtaaatttaactatcaagaccgattgcggcgggagcaaaaattatatcaatGAATTCGTATTTGAATGAAGTTTTCAACTATATATTTTTTTCTCCGGCCGCAGTTGGTCTCGtaggttaaatttatggtcaaagttgaatCTCGGGAAACGCGAGCACACTATATtttaaaacggagggagtagtattaaCTACTAGTAATCACGTACGTGCAAGTGCATGTATTTAAAATAAAATTGATCCTTATTCAGTTTTCACACTGGTATAAATGTGAACACATAATTTTAGTGAtctaaaacgtcttatatttgTTTAGAGAGGGGGTATCTTTTATTCAAAATTATTGCTACTATAGAGATCTTATTTGAAGATGAAACCATTCAAATATATTCACATGATTTCTTTAAGGGAATATATTCCCATCGTTCACGGCAAACATCAATAGAAAAAACTCCATATTGCTATTTCAAACGGCTTAAATAACTTCCACTATACATTGGAAAACTGAAAACATGTCTATGCTTATATGATTGACTTACAATTCCATGCATGATTTGATTCCATTGTTTGATACTTCATCCAATTCTAACTCTTCTCTATAACTGAAAATCAACCAAGCAAAACAGAAAAGAGAAACAAAATATAAGAAAATGAGTAAACCTTATCTCACTTCGACGCAAAATCATGGATGATTGTGGGCGCCCAGCCGCTGATTATGTAAAATTACCTAGAAGGTTCAGCTCTGATGGTTCTGCAACCATCTTGTCTGGATATAATAGTTCTAGGGACAAACCTAAAAACTTTATTAGATGCCCTTGATGCATTGTAAGACCTTGCTGTGTTAGCTCGAACAGCCCAACTGTATGGACATGTAAATCAGGTATCGACATGAAAACATGGACGAAGATTCTATATATTGTATGGACATGTAAATCAGGTATCGACAAGAAAACATGGACGAAGATTCTATATATTTTGTAGGTGAAAAATAAATTTCAGTTAGTAGTTGCCGCAAGTATATATGTATTGAAACATTCGACATACAGTATGTTATATCAATAGTAAAAGTTCAAATTATAACATTGTACAAATAGTAAGATATTTGCTCAAGATAACACATCAATTCACAAAACGAAGTCCCAAAAAGGTAGATCATCCTTCTGCATATCAAAATCATACGATTAGAATCCATTAATCTTCAGAAATATATACTTGTTTTATCTAATTCAATCATCAAAAGCATATCGTTCCAGGAATAGGAGTTAATCTGAAGCATGCGTCTTGTTCTTAACCTCTCTTTGGCTGCTCTCTTCTCCTTCTAGTTGATCTGTTGAGATCCTTTTCCAGAAGCACATTCAGTAGAAGGAGAAAAATATACTTTGAAGGAGAACCGTATTTTGATATAAGAAAACAGCACAAATTCAGTACAGGTAAGATTTAGTAGCTCCTGGTGTTTCGAGCCATTTATGCAACTCGGAAATACAACAAAAGATAACCAGGACTGAATAATTGCACAAGGAAAAGAGTAGCAAGTGTCCAGTAAATACAACTTGGCACACAATCTAGCTTacgaacaaatgaagagattgaAAGGAAGTATTGCTACATGCATATATAATGAACATACAGTGAAGACATGTCACAAAGCACAGGTCAGTGAATTTGAACATTGTTCTTTATGTAACTTTTAAAACTAAGAACAAAGATTGGAACCATTTGTAATGAGTAAGAAGCCAATCCTTGAATTTTGGAAAATGTACAGTAAAATAATTAATCGAAGTTCAATGCAAAATAGAAAGATGTCCATTAAGAGACATACTCCTTTTCCAGGTTCCTTATGATCACATTTAGCACACCATCGATGTTAATAAGCTCATCGCAGCCTTGGGATCAAGCCCGTGGATTATAACTTTATAAGAGATCAGACATTTGACACTTTAGTAAAATGATGCTTCATGAACAGCTACATGCATATGTATCAGTCTGAAAGTGACACCTCCAGATTGCAAAAGTTTGTGACCTCTTGAGTTACAAATTTACAAGCACAAGGATGAAGAAAATATAAAGGGAAAGAAGAGAACAATGCACCAAGCTGCGTCTGTGTGACTACTGTAGCAACTAGAAGTGTAATCATGCATCAGCAAGTCTTCCGAAAACCTCTCCGATTACAATAGGTGGTTAAGGCCCGGTTTAATCTCCAAAGTGGCAAAGCTAGTAGATAGTACATTTGTAGTGAGAAAATAATTACAGAAACAGTCTTTAGAAATGCATGTTTCAGTTCAGAGTAGTTGTTTCAAGAAACCAAACAACAATTCCATTAAAAAATGCCAACTACAAATTGAGTAGCGGGCTTCAGAATTCTCGGAAGTCAAAATTGATTCATGCAATCTGTACACACTTGAAACCTACATCCCGTAGTCCGTGAACAGTTGAAGAAACTTGATATATGCAATCTGTACACACTTGAAGCAGTCAAGCAGCAAGCAGAAAACTGAATATGAAGCTTGCAATGGTTTACGAAAAGAAAAATCACATGAGTATGAGTACACTGAATGACCGAACTGAAAACTGAACATGAAGCATACCCGTCCATGGTGTTTCATGGAACCAGATTTCCTTCGCCCGTGGGGATACACCGAACTGGTGGCTTGATGTTAGGTGTTAAGGTAAaataaacctgatcaaagttcgCCCGCGTGGCGGCGAGGGCCCCAATGTGGCGGTGGTGGCGACCCGCTTTTGCATCCGTGGGGCAGCAGCCGACCCGCGCTTGTGTCCGTGTGGCAGAATCGAAGAAGCGGCGGGGCGATCCGCATTCGCGTCCGTGCGGCAGAAGAGGAGAGCAgccgacggcggcggcgatcCGCTCGCGTCCGTGGGGAAGCAGCGGTGGGTGTGACGTTGACCGTGCGTAGCCGTTCGTCTGGCAGAAAAGGAGGAACGGCGGGTAGCCATGGAGACAGAGCGAAGGTGAAGGAGATCAGCGCTAGCAGAGGAGTGGTGGGCGAGATGGCGCAAGCAGAGGAGGAGCGCTTGCAGATGAGGAGCGGCGACCGGTGGGCGGCGGGGTCAGAAGGCGTGCAGGCAGTTTCTATTTTTGTTCAGGTGCGGCATGCGGATAGTTTGATGATGACGAGCGGTACGGGGATTAGATCGGTTGATTAGTGGCTTGTTGTGTTAAATACATAGATGTTTTAGACCCTTGGATCAGCTAGATAAACGGTTCTGGTTATTTGGATCTgcccctttctttcttttatagGGGTAGTATAGATAGTAtgtagatagatagatagattaaACAAGAGGTAAATACACCAGTGATGCTAGAACTTGTCATGAATGTGCATTTTAGTGCCTGAATTTGCAAAATACATTGAACTGGTTTTATAACTTGGCATGGACGTGCATATACAATTCAAATGGTGTTTGTATACGTCCACgaagctgaggaggggcgccagCATGCCATGGGGCCCGCTGTCGGTGCCAAGGATGGGTGGCCTGGTTTTTTTGCGAAAAACCTCTGAAATTGTTTTCTTTCAATAAGGCCCTCAGGGAGAAACTGACAAATTATAAAATAAAAATTAGGTGTATAACTATAagataaaaattacaactcgtgTGCTCGATCGAACCAACAACGTACCAGTCGAGTGCGTGCGGCTAGCCACTCGACAATTTCCCATTTGCTGATATTTAGTGATTCATAACCTTTATAAACATTTGGCcgaacaaaataaataaagagaatTTAATAATCCAAAGAAAACGGCATCAGATCTATGACCGAACATGGGACCAAAGCTTGTAGATCAGGCACGGATGCCACTCCAACCAATGAGTTGTCATGTATCAAAAGTACAAGTACTTTTTATGACTATATAACAAACATAATTTAAAAAGAATGCAAAAATATTCATGTCATTTTAAAAAGAATTGAGTGTTATTTTAAAACATATTCATAAaattgaaaatatttatgaatgaTTAAAATAAGATTACAGTATTATTCATGTGggtatttcaaaaaaatattatttatgtcAGGATCCGCAGTCTAATGGCGGACTAGACTTGTATTTTTTTAGAAAACACACAAACTTATATACTATATAAACTTTTCAAAACAACATAGTTTTTTGCTAAAGCATGAACACATTGATATACTAAAGAAATAGTTTATTAGAAAAGTGGAAATTTTAAACTTATATGGGAATTTATTTAAATATATGAACGTTTCTAAAATTAATTCCATATTTTATTAATAGCTAACATTTTCAAATTACAAAATATATTCTTAATTCATAATTTTATTATGTGTTTTTATGTTAAATAATTGCATAGGTATTTGAtgaaattatatgaaatttttaACGTAATTTGTTTTAAACATATGTACATTGTTTGTAACGCGATAATAACTTACGTatttttaaaaaatgaaatgaaaAAGAACAAACCTGTTCAAAATTGAGCCACATTGTGGTTCGTTTTAGCCACACGGGCTCGTTATGATATAAAGCTAAATTTATCATTTTGCCATTCGGTGTTGTCGGTTGGAGTGGTATGTGAGGCCGCTATATAGCCCTTGGTTGCAGGTTCAAATCAATGTCACTATATTGCTGAAATAAATATTTTTAATTTTATGTTGTTCAGCTTTATGTTTATAAAGTATATGAATCCTTTCTTGACACTAAATTTGAACTGGTAAGCAATCCAACCAATTCAAAAAAATAGATTAATATTTGTTTCAATTTAAGAGTTTCTCTTTGAGGGCCTTTTTGTAAGGAAAAAATATTTTAGGAGGTTTTCCAAAAAAGCCAGGCCACATGCCTTATCCCTTACATCCTGACGTGCCTCATGAGCGTCATGGACGtataaaaacaacatttgaactGTATATGCATGTCCATGTCAAGTTATGAAACCAGTTCAATGTATTTTACAAATTCAGGCACCAAAGTGCATATTCATGGCAAGTTCAAGCACTAGTGATGTATTTACCTCATTAAACAAACAATACTACACCTACGAAAGCGACGTACGAAGAGTTACGTAAGAGTTAAATACATTGGGAGTCTTAGAACTTGCACGCGACGGTCAGTTTAGTGCACAAACTTGTAAAATACGTGATTTTGGTTATCGAATTTGCGTAAGCGTGCAAATACGGTCACATATCCCGTACGCGGACGTATCCGATGCTTGCTTGGCAGGCCAGAGTGTGCAAGGCCCACTGTCAATGACAAGATGGCACTCGGTGCGACATGTTCTTGCTTAAAACAGCCTCGCCTTTGTTTATTTGCAGAAAAACAATCATCATTGGTACCAAAAATACGCTCCAGCGAGGAGCGAAATACAGAAGCGCGGGTGGTGGGTCTTCGGTCTAGCTAGCTCAGGTACGCACAAGAAAGACCCAACCATTGCAACAGGAACATTTACGTGTCTAACATGAGATACAATTTCACTTATACTGAAAACATCCGGGATTATCAACTAAATATGTGTCGTGCACATGACGTGACTTAATATGATGTTCGACACATGTTCTTGCGTAAAAGTAGAGTCAACAGTTTATGAAATATAAACTTGTGTATTACATAAAATATATTTATTTAATACAGACATTTAAAATGTTATTAAATAAAAAATAATGAATACAAAAAGAATTATACACTCGTGGCTTATATTTAAATTATACAGAATGATGAATACAATATTTATTAAATATTTATGAATATTCACTTGTGTATAATTTTTAATCATGATTTATATTCAAAAAGAATATATAATTTACATATTAGACACGATTAAATATTCATAACAAGACTTTAGATTTTATATTATGAATATTTTACTTATACAAACATAAGATTTTAAAAACGTGTGTATAATTATTGAAATTCTTGTATAATTAAAATAATATTTATGAATAGTAATTATAAAAATACTTATATTATTATGACACAATTTTTTTAATTAACAATATTATCTTAAAATAATACATGAACAAAGTTTTCTGCTTCAAAAGTTCAAAAAAACGAACAGGTGCAACTATACATACATTTTTTAATTATTACTATTTTTAAAAttgttatttttatttttaaagtTATTCTACAAATTTTGAAAACAATGTTTTTACAATTAtgaatatttaaaaaatatttgtATTATAATTATGCAAATATCTTTTACAATTCATAAATATTATTTTAAAATAATAAATGAACAATATTTGAAAGTCATTTTATTATTGAGATTATAATTTACATACTACATATCTATTAATCTGTAAAAAAAAGGAGAGCAGATGCAAAATAGGCCGCACAAAATGGAACCCATTTCTGCTACACGAGCTCCTTCGTTATAGTACAGTAAAGCAAAGTTATACTACGTAAACATCCACAGGATTGGGTTGGAGTGGCTTGGCCGGATTGTGTCCTCGCCTTAGGCGTGTGTTCTAGACTGGGCGACACACTTCTTCGTATTTAAATTTCGCTATATACTGATAAGTGAGACCCACCAGTTGTTAATTTTTCACAAATAAAAAAGGCTATGGGGTTTTGTGCAAAAACACGCCGCGCTGAGCGCCATCTGTTGCTGACAGCAGGCAGCCAAGCATCGGATACGCCCATGTACGGGATATGTGACCGTATTTGCACATCCGCACAAGTTCGATGACCAGAATCACATATTTTACAAGTTTGTTCACCAAACTGATCGTCGCGTGCAAGTTTGAAGACTTCCGATGTATTTACCTCGTTACGTAACCTACCTAACAAATCTATCGCCCTGCTGATTTTCACCCGTGTGGTCCCTGCCACACTCTTCCGTCCAATCCCAATCCTACACGTTGCCTGTTACGTAAAATCTGTACGTAACTTTACCTAGGTGAAGCATTGCTCACAAACAAAGACTCCGGCATGCAATCCGGAGAGAAAAAACACATGGAGCACTAGAGTTGACGGCTGCGCTCGTGGCCTTTTCACCTGAACCTGCAGCAGTCATGCATATACTGAGATGGCCGGAGATGGTGCTGTAGAATAGCCTTGTGCATCTTCCGCCCCGAAGAAGATTGACTCCTTTTATCCTCTTCGTCTCCATGTCAACAGCAACCGCCCACACTTCACTGTCTGGAAGATGGTGCTTGGCCAAGAGGCAGACGACCTTGTTTTCGTGCAAGCTCAACATGGGCATACCCACGAAGAGGTGACCAAAAGCCGGCTCGTCGTCCAACTCCAAAGCCTCAGGCCGCAGCAGCGCGTCAATGTCGACGCCGTCGGCCACTGAAAGTTCATAATCATAGAGCACGGAGTCCTTTTGCCAGGCATCCAGTTGCTGCCAAGGGCTCGTggccgtggtggtggtggtcCAGGTGGAAACGGACCAACCCGGGGAGGAGGAGGGGCAGACCACCTCGACGAACCTGATGCGGATTGTGTCGCCGGACAAGTCAAATGCGATGTCGCGAGGTTGCGGCCAGTAGCGATGCCCGGCCGGGGGAGATCTGCAGATGGCAGCCGGATATAGTGAAGCTCAGGGTGTTCGCCGCCGTCAAGGACGTTGCTGCAGAAAAGGATGCCGTCCCACACGTCGATGAACGCCATGACGCCGCCACCGCCAACCACGATCGCCTTGCCCGGTGTGTAGTCGCCAAAGTCGACGGCTTCGTCTGCCAGTGACGATAAGACGGGCTTCTTGACTGTCCAGGCTCGCGTCTCGGAGCTGAAGACGTAGAGGTCGAACTCTCCATTCTCCGGCATGGCTAGTGCAGCGACGTGGTAGGCTCCGCCGCCGCCATGAGACAGGAGGCCGACCGCACAGATTTCGTTGACCAAGCGCGTGCCGCTCGGTTGCGGGATCAGATAGAGCGACGGAGCGGCACAGGCGGCGCCGCCGGGCTGTTAGATGTAGTATTCTGGGAACGGCCATAGCTTCATGCGTACGGCCATGGTGAGGAGGACGAGGCCGCCGTGGGCGGAGAGGACGAGAGGCTCCTCGGTGAAGTGGGTGCCGGTGGCCCAGGCGAGCACGTAGGAGACGCGGGGCGGGCGGGCGACGAACAAGGTGGCCCGCAAAGTGCTTTTTACCGGAGCCGGGAGCTACCGGTGGACCATCCACCATATATTTACTTTGTGATTCGTGCATTAGGGACCCAGTACATGTGTATAGCATTTTGTATTGGGGTAACTATCTCATGTATCTCTGTTAATAGTCTAATCTGTGTCAGATAAGTGGGTCTCTGTCAATAATAGAATAAAAACTATTCCCAGTGTAAAGTACGCATGCATGCAGTAACTTTTCTGTCTGTCCCCACAACTCTAATCCTGCCTTTTATTTTCTCCTTAGCaatttcattcattcatatcattAAAACTATAATCCCATTTTAGAAATATTTTATATATTTGAACTCATGGCGCCAAGACCTTTAGAACAAGATCAATCTTGAATACATTTAAACATGATTAAGTTTCAACGTTTCAAATGAGTGAAATCAGTTTTCTGAAATAAAGTGAAATAAGTTCTTTGAATTGAGTGAAACCATTTTTTTGAAATGTTTTTTGTTTTTCATGTATATGAAACATATTTCAGTGCAAAATATGTGAAACTTGTTATTTAAAAAATATGAAACTTgttatttaaaaaatattaagCTGATTATTTCCAATCAGTTTAAAAAATAAGTGAAATCTATCTTTGAAACAAGTGAAATTGTTATTTCAACTTAGTGAATGTAATGTGTTTTTCTGGAACTAGTGAAATGAGTGAAACCTATCTTTCATAATTAGGTTAATCATTTTTTTAAACAAGTTGAATATAGTTTTTTAATTGAGTGAGTGAAATGTGTTTTCTGAAATTAGTGAATGTGAGAAATGAGATTCTTGAAAAAAAAATATTGATTGTCATGTGAAATTATCTATTTCAATGTTTGAAACTGATTTTTATGATGAGTGTAATCTGTTTAATGAAGCGAATGCTTTTTAGAAATAATTGAAATCAAAATTTTCAAATGATTGAAATAATTTTCCTTGCAAAACGAGTGAAATCGGTCTCTTAATGATTGAAGCAAGTTTTTGGAATAAGTGAAATTATATTCATAAATGAATGAAGCGAGTGAAGTTAGTTTTTGAGTGAAATTATATTTTTAAATAAGTGAAATTATATTCTTAAAATGAGTGAAATCAGTTTTTAAACATGCGTGTTTTTTAAAGCAGTGAATGTTATATGAAACAAGTAAATCGGTTTTTGGAAGGAATGAAATCAGCTTAAAGATATGggtaaaataaaaaaaattaaatgCATGAAATCTGTCAATTGAAATGAGTGAGTTCGTATTTTTTTAAATGAGTGAATTGTTATTTTGAATTGACTGAAATGGTTTTTGGAGGTGAGTGAAATTTGTTTGCCAATTTGAGTGAAATCTGTTTTGTGAAATCAGTGAAATTGAAACTAGTTCAAATGTATCCACAATTGATCTTATTTTGAAGATCTTCTCGCTATGAATtcaaatatataaaaatattcaAAATTGGAGTTTTCATTCAAAAGATATCTATCATCCAAAATTTCACAATGAAATTAAAAGGTAGTCTTTTGATGGGGAGATAGAGAATTTTTTATCATGCATGCAACCGGTCTTCTATGAATATTTTCTCTCTCTCCTGATAAAAGCTGACAATAGAATGCAAAGGACCCACATGTATTCTATGTATTTTCAATTCTGTCTCTTATATATTAAAAAAATGGTTCGAATCTTTAAAACAACGTCAACGGTGGATGTCACACCGGTAGGTACCGGTTCCGGTAAAAAAACTTAGTCGCAAGGTGGCCTGGATGGCCATGGCGCGGTGTTTGTCGTTCGGGTCGGTGGTGTGGTACCTGGCGGTGGTGGCGTTTGTGCGCTCGCCGAAGAAGGGCTTGCTGTCAAGAAGGCAGCTCTCGGGAGGATCGGCGGCGGCGCCGGCATCGACGTCGGGCGGAGTCAGCGAACCCAGCAAAATCCCCGCTGCAGGAGCATGATGCGCATCCATCCTAGCTAGCTTCGTCTGGATTGGAATTTCTCTCGCATGGATCTTGACCATCGCCAGCCAGATCGGTTGGGGTTCTGAACCGTACATGCATCATGCATGCACGTGGCTTGGCTAGCGCACGTAACGAAAGGAATGCGTATGGATAAACGG encodes:
- the LOC125554609 gene encoding uncharacterized protein LOC125554609, which encodes MARMDGSHRRRLHADEDRLGALPDDLLLDILRRLDTRTALGAAALSRRWAGLAREVPFLDLKVTDKLPPRYHRCFRLRDDARDSKISSTLSDRWHLEAIAARYERRAMRSMVRSVKSLLASQARRRVERLSLEVFAYSTSSSINRLVVDAVDSWGVRDLEFVATPTGPIAYPEPPAYSFPLGLISRKPGQSRLRSLKLANCLPPPLRGFNALTMLVLRDLPAPTPPAAYEAVVADCPQLQVLHLLSCKLKIRTGRVVLDAPGSEIRELVVDGEHMVVEIRSLPKLESLASLHGCVLLCSPAAVPCLARVSLACSVGRLEGDSLAALNRFHRDCLILVLVLFFRCAITVKDLVLRFTGPEMWIVPTTPFSGIMSCLRRLLVADVPSSWDASWPRLLIEAAPLLESLYVHVSHGEDEPSQEEIPGETSASRHHHLKELVVIGFQRTERQTRLVRFAVEASTALRRVALLKHGRVEDRGPCCDWEVVSQQTAWCDEERLAVLDGIGCSTGRIQVVLS